The Spirochaetota bacterium genome contains the following window.
GCCCACGTTTTGGATATACCCCCTACTCTACACTTCAACCATCTAAGCGCATTGAACGCATCAAAGCTTCTGATTGTAAAGCGATTGACTATATATTCAGTAACAATCTCAATGAGTTTAACCGTTATTGTGAATCTACTGGCATAACAATTTGTGGGCAAAAGGCAATAGTATTTGGTCTTTCGGTATTTTCATATATACAGTCAAAAGAACTTGTAGGATATTCAACATCAGCTGAGACTACAGGTGATTACGACAATACCGTTAGCTATGCTGCTTTGGTTATTACAGGTAAACTTCATCAACTAAGCTCAACATTTTCTAATTCAGATTCGTTTAATCTTTCTAAAAATGACAAACAGTTTTTGCTTACTCTTGCACATACATCTATTGAAACAATGCTCTATAAACAAACACCATTTCAGTACAAAGGTTCTGTTCCACCAATATGTACTCACAATGCAGGTGGTTTTGTTACACTGACAATTAATGGTAACCTACGTGGATGTATTGGATATATTGAACCCATTAAACCATTGTATCAGACAATCATTGAATGTGCAGCAAATGCTGCCTTCAACGATCCCCGTTTTGAACCACTGACAAAAGACGAATATAAAAAAATCCGCATAGAAATTTCAGTGCTTTCTCCTCTAAAACAAATTAAAACATTGGAAGAATTAAAACTGGGTAAGGATGGCCTGCTTGTTGTAAAAGGAAACAGGCGTGGTGTACTCCTTCCACAAGTTGCAACAGAATTTGGCTTTACCAGGCAACAATTCTTTGAACAAGCCTGCCATAAAGCTGGAATTTATCCATTTGAGTATGATTCAGTAAAAATGTACACGTTTACTGCAATTGTTTTCAGTGAAAATGAAATGAATAACAAAGTGAATTTATGAGTAAATTATCCCGAAAAGAGTTTTTAAAAGCCTTCTGTTACTCTGCACAAACATTGGTGGTTGGCACAGTTTTTCCTTTTTTACCTGAAGGTATATATGCCAGTAACTATCGCATAGCTATGCATTGGAAAAAAATTGATTCAAGCACAATACAATGCAACCTGTGCCCTAACGGATGCACACTTTCAAATGATGAAAGAGGAGTATGTAAAGCACGCCACAATATTGACGGAAGGCTCCACAGCATTGTGTATGGTCAGATAGCTGCATATCATATTGACCCTATAGAAAAAAAACCTTTGTATCATTTTCTTCCCGGGAGTGACGCTGTATCAGTTGCTACTGCTGGTTGCAATTTCAGCTGCAAATTTTGTCAAAACTGGCAGCTATCGCAATCACAGCCTGAGGAACTTTACAGCAGGCATATAACACCATCTCAGCTGGCAACACAGGCTATCACTAATAAATCTAGAATTATTGCTTTCACCTATAATGAACCCTCGATTCAGTATGAATATGTGTATGACACTGTTCAGATTGCAAAAAAATACAACATTGCCTGCGTTATAATTTCTAATGGCT
Protein-coding sequences here:
- the amrA gene encoding AmmeMemoRadiSam system protein A, whose protein sequence is IIIIVGPSHYEYFNGFALPLYDVITTPLGGVGLDQKIIQNLSQFPHYTVHNNAFEPEHSIEIQLPFIQYYFSGVPVIPILTGNITLEQAQVAAKGLIKAIAHYKKPLFIISSDFTHHGPRFGYTPYSTLQPSKRIERIKASDCKAIDYIFSNNLNEFNRYCESTGITICGQKAIVFGLSVFSYIQSKELVGYSTSAETTGDYDNTVSYAALVITGKLHQLSSTFSNSDSFNLSKNDKQFLLTLAHTSIETMLYKQTPFQYKGSVPPICTHNAGGFVTLTINGNLRGCIGYIEPIKPLYQTIIECAANAAFNDPRFEPLTKDEYKKIRIEISVLSPLKQIKTLEELKLGKDGLLVVKGNRRGVLLPQVATEFGFTRQQFFEQACHKAGIYPFEYDSVKMYTFTAIVFSENEMNNKVNL
- the amrS gene encoding AmmeMemoRadiSam system radical SAM enzyme, translating into MSKLSRKEFLKAFCYSAQTLVVGTVFPFLPEGIYASNYRIAMHWKKIDSSTIQCNLCPNGCTLSNDERGVCKARHNIDGRLHSIVYGQIAAYHIDPIEKKPLYHFLPGSDAVSVATAGCNFSCKFCQNWQLSQSQPEELYSRHITPSQLATQAITNKSRIIAFTYNEPSIQYEYVYDTVQIAKKYNIACVIISNGYLNKNASEQLYPLLNAIKIDFKAYSQKFYQDICGGNLSPVLANIELAKKKNVWLELVNLVIPTLNDDPDEIKAMARFIKTHCGITTPLHFTRFYPIYKLKNIPPTPVSTLERCRQIALAEGLKYVYIGNVPGHAANNTYCHNCGKPVIERSGFYTTTNKLKSGRCPHCQTEIPGIWTI